A genomic stretch from Bordetella sp. N includes:
- a CDS encoding response regulator, with amino-acid sequence MNTHPLPGETAKQDSDVILVLAPRGRDKRTLSATLADYGDRVRDCNDFEAFIDGLDNAACGLAAAQSLGTRECERLAAWLREQPMWSDFPFIILNGASGPPTAVESLGNVTVLERPLRADVLRRAITAALRARDRQYQWRAQLGHQGDVEEALRVLNDTLESRISLRTQDLARANDSVMKEVRAREKTQDALAQSQKMESIGQLTGGLAHDFNNLLNVIMGSIELIDRATEDARIRRLAGNARQAVLRGARLTSQLLAFARSQTMDLRVTDVNELLSGMRDLLGLSLGATVKVVTYLDPSVPKAIADANQLELAILNLGINARDAMPGGGTVTLTTSLRRGSGDLPEGAYVVIAVADTGSGIAPAALSKVFDPFFTTKPVGKGTGLGLSQVYGIARQSGGTARIESELGKGTVVELWLSVAAADDQAATESPDATPSTQGNGDATPADILVIDDDHIVRNLIVECLQSLGYQVRQAADGESGLRLLKERAPDLLMVDFIMPGLNGAEVIERVRADLPDLPIILATGYVDAQVSAVLLRNELLLQKPFDIGDLAAMVRQALRRE; translated from the coding sequence ATGAACACCCATCCGTTACCTGGAGAGACTGCCAAGCAAGACAGCGACGTGATCCTGGTGCTGGCCCCGCGGGGCCGGGACAAGCGCACCTTGAGCGCAACCCTGGCCGACTACGGCGACCGTGTCCGCGACTGCAATGACTTCGAAGCATTCATCGACGGCCTGGACAATGCCGCTTGCGGGCTGGCGGCCGCCCAGTCCCTGGGCACGCGCGAATGCGAACGCCTGGCCGCCTGGCTGCGCGAGCAGCCGATGTGGTCGGACTTTCCTTTCATCATTCTCAACGGCGCCAGCGGACCGCCCACGGCCGTGGAGTCCTTGGGCAATGTGACCGTGCTCGAACGGCCCTTGCGGGCTGACGTGCTGCGCCGCGCCATCACGGCGGCACTGCGTGCGCGCGACCGCCAATATCAGTGGCGCGCGCAGCTGGGCCATCAAGGCGATGTCGAAGAGGCCTTGCGTGTGCTGAACGACACCCTGGAAAGCCGCATCTCTTTGCGCACCCAGGACCTGGCGCGCGCCAACGACAGCGTGATGAAGGAAGTGCGCGCCCGCGAGAAAACCCAGGATGCGCTGGCCCAGTCGCAGAAGATGGAATCCATCGGCCAGCTGACCGGTGGCCTGGCGCACGATTTCAACAACCTGCTCAACGTCATCATGGGCAGCATCGAGCTGATCGATCGCGCCACCGAAGACGCCCGCATCCGCCGCCTGGCCGGCAATGCGCGCCAGGCCGTACTGCGCGGCGCGCGCCTGACCAGCCAGTTGCTGGCGTTCGCGCGCAGCCAGACCATGGACTTGCGCGTGACCGACGTCAACGAGTTGTTGAGCGGCATGCGCGATCTGCTGGGCCTGTCGCTGGGCGCCACCGTGAAAGTGGTCACCTACCTGGACCCTAGCGTGCCCAAGGCCATCGCGGACGCCAATCAGCTGGAGCTGGCGATATTGAATCTGGGCATCAATGCGCGCGATGCTATGCCCGGCGGGGGGACGGTGACCCTGACCACGTCCTTGCGGCGGGGGTCGGGCGACCTGCCAGAAGGCGCCTATGTGGTGATCGCCGTGGCCGATACCGGCAGCGGCATCGCGCCGGCGGCTTTGTCGAAAGTATTCGATCCTTTCTTCACGACCAAGCCGGTGGGCAAGGGGACCGGCCTGGGCCTGAGCCAGGTCTACGGCATCGCCCGCCAGTCGGGCGGCACCGCGCGTATCGAAAGCGAACTGGGCAAGGGTACTGTCGTCGAGCTGTGGCTGAGCGTCGCGGCGGCGGACGATCAGGCCGCCACGGAGTCTCCGGACGCGACACCGTCCACGCAAGGAAACGGCGATGCCACGCCGGCCGACATCCTGGTCATCGATGACGACCACATCGTGCGCAATCTCATCGTCGAGTGCCTGCAGAGCCTGGGCTACCAGGTGCGCCAGGCGGCCGACGGCGAAAGCGGCTTACGCCTGTTGAAAGAACGCGCACCCGATCTGCTGATGGTCGACTTCATCATGCCGGGCTTGAACGGCGCGGAGGTGATCGAACGCGTCCGTGCCGACCTGCCCGACCTGCCCATCATCCTGGCCACGGGTTATGTCGATGCCCAGGTCAGCGCCGTATTGCTGCGCAATGAGCTGCTGCTGCAGAAGCC